The Elaeis guineensis isolate ETL-2024a chromosome 3, EG11, whole genome shotgun sequence region atcaaatcttggaAGGGATCGTTGTGGCAATGTGTAGGGAGAAGTATTACTTGGTAATTACTGTCGAGAACTTTTGATAGCAGTGGCATAGGGATTTTGTGAAGTCATTGTCTAGtatttttagaaattaaattttcgtgCCGAGTTATatgattggaattttttgatcaaTGCATAAGTATGAAGATTTCAGTTAGTCTGAATATAAATATGGATTTCTTGGATATGTTTTCTTTTTCAGTTGGATACTGATGAAATCAAATCCAGTAGGAGAATGATTGGAAGAGAATGATTGTCGGAAGAGTTTTGATTTTGGATTAAAGCATTTCTTGATCATTGATGATGTGGGTTTCTTTATTGATTGGAGTTACGTAAGTTGCTGAATTCTTGTTGAGATCcattaaagatcaaatcttggAACAAATTGCTTCGGGGATCGGGAGAGGGAGAATCTCTTGGTCTTTACTGATGAATGTTTTCAATAGGAGTGTCTGATATATTTAAACTAGTTTCTGAATCTATTTATATGAAACTACATTTTCCTGCTAAGATATACAATTAGAACCTttatgatctaaaatcttaatttgAGACTTATGATAAAGCAGTCCTTGAGAACTGAAATCAGATTTTCCCTGTCTCTGTAGAAGTGCAGATAGATAAAGATCATGTAGGGCCAATTTTGCTCCTTTCTCATGCATTATAAATGGCTCTTGACAATCATGCATTTTGGGAGGTTTTATGGCCCGAAGTAGAAAGCAAACTCTCTGTTGAAACCACGTGTTTGGCTAGTTTGGTTGTAACCCTATCACTATTCTCATGTCTGCATGATGTTTGCATTAACACCAAGCTGATGCAACTTTAGCCTCAATTTTGCAGTTGGCATTATTAATCTACCTCGAAACCTTTCATCTCCATTTCATAATTAGTTCCCGATCATATTTTTCCTACATGTCTTGTTGCAAGTTGTTTTCTAATCTGTCAGGTAATTGTTCAACACTACTTTGTAGGAACAGATTCATGGGGCCAGTCACACTCTTTGCTTCTTGAAGAAGGCTGCTAGATTAAGTTATTTGACTTGGCTGAAATTTTAGAATGGTTTGTCCTTTaggtttctttttggattttttttttttttttttttttttttgtggggtttGGGGGGGGGGATTTTTATGGGCTATTCATGAAAGAGAGTCCTACATGGAACTCTATTACCTAGTTAATAAATGATCAGTCAAGGCATGCCTTACAAGAATGAATTGGAGGCATGATCTGTAAATTTATGGATGAAGGCAAGTACATCAGTTATAATTATAATGCAAGCATATGCAAAGGACTTACCACTCCTGTTGTATCCTATTTTCAATTTGTTATCTTTTCATCATGCTTGCATTTGATCTATATATGATTTTAGCAATTCTTGTATCCAACTCTAATATGTTTTTCCATGATGTTTACCAGGCCTATCGTTAGGCTTGGGGTCCTTGACTTGCTTATCTAACCAATGAAAAGTTCATTGGGACCTCCATAGCCTTGTATGCAATCTTTAACTTTATAAAATGTTACCATATTAGATCAACAACGATTTTAATGTTCAAACTGGGGTAGTGATGAGCGTTGTGGTCTATTCTGCTATCAGAAACTAGGGACCTCATATATGTTGCCCGACACACTTATTTATCTTATTTCCTTAGAAAATTAACACCTCTAATTAAGGTAAAAAGGACAACATGATGGCAAGATTCTGTTCTCTATATTGGCTGTAATTGTTTGACTACCATGCTGTACATGTCTATGAAGAAAAACTACATTCATTCTGAATCGATGTGAGTTAATGTACTTGAATTGTAGTACCATGAGTTACCAAAGGTTGTCTTaccaaataagaaaatgaatatgTCATTGATATGGTGCATTATTTTTTGGAACTACTGATTCATAATTATTGTTCTATTTTTTGGTCACTTGCTGTTGTTCTATCCAGAGGTTGTTAAATGTATTGCTCTCAATTACTTATTACCTGACTTTTGGTTGCTTTGTATTGATTTGGCCCTGGAAGTGAACCACTCTGCTAGCAAAGTAGGACTCATATAGCCATATACAATTTGACAAAGTAATACTTCTGTATGTACAAAAAAAAAGTAATACTTCTGTTATACCTATTTATGTGAATTTGACATACATCTCGATGCATTAAGTTGTCTAATTCATTCTATAATTAGAATAAGATAGTAAGCTTAAGATGTTAGCTTCAGTTATTGTCCTATTGCAGGGTGGAATTGGGAATTACAGCAACAAAACTTGAGCATCATTTGCATCCAAATATTTCAACCTTATCCACTGGATTTGATCCCTCAAAAGTAGTCCAAATATCATGGCATCCGAGGTCAGTTGTAATTAGAGGTGCCCAGTCTTCTCATGCTTaatctaacttttttttttttttttttttgagactatCTTTCATGGCCACTGTCATTGATTAGCACTGTTTATGACATTTCAGACATAAAGTAGTATGAATTCtcaattagaaaaaaattgtCTTAGTCATCTTTTGTTTGTTAACCACTTGACATTTCTTCCTCATGTTAGGATCTTCTTATATGAAGGTTTTCTTTCTGATGAAGAGTGTGATCACATGATTTCTCTGGTAATTTCCTGCACTTTCACTTTTACAGTTTGGTACAATGCATCACATATCCTGTATTTTTGAGTGCAGGCAAATGGTAAGCTAGAGAAATTTATGGTGGCTGACAATGACACAGGACATATTATACCAAGCAGTGACTGTACATGCACTGGGGTGTTCTTGTCCCGGGGTCAAGTGAGTCAAGTGTCAatcctcttcttcttgttgttTCCCCCCTATTGATAGCTTACCAATGATTGACAATTTTGAATATTTTGGGGATTTTGCTTGCCCTAAAAAATCATGTTGGTCATAGTTGCATTTTTATTGGACCCTTATTTGTTTTCTAAACTCTATATAGACAATGGAATAGCTGCAGTGTTGCAACATACATCCTTAAGAGTACTGATCCAAGCAGCATCTGTTAGGTTCTTTCCTGTATCTCAATATGGTACGTTAGGAGTAATTTTCTTTCCCAATATCATCTATGATTCCCTTGGCCCATATATCAATTACTAGAACCAGTCACCATAATGTCTCACAGGACTTGCATTCAACTGCTTTCTCATTTTATATTGGGTATTGTAGTCTGCAATATATAGTTATTCATCCAGTCACGTGGCAAATTCTCTAGTAGTTTTTTTGCCATGCAATTCCCTATTTTATATAAGTTTTCCTGTTATTCAGGATGCAGTTGTCTCAAAGATTGAGAAAAGAATATCAACATGGACCTTTCTTCCAAAAGGTATGACTTTAAGTCCCATTCATCTTTTAGTTCTTTCTGCTCTTAAGTTCTTGTTTTAATTCATAGTCACATGGTATTCAGAAAATGGAGAAGACATTCAGATCTTGCATTATGGGATCAATGAAAGTTATCAATCACATGTGGACTACTATCAAGATAAATCCAAATTGACATATGGTGGGCACTGTATTGCTACTATTCTGATATACTTGTCTAATGTTACTCGGGGTGGTGAGACAATTTTTCCCCTGTCAGAGGTGAGGAAACTGATTCATATATGAATTTTCTTTTTCCATCCTTGTTACAGCAATGTGAGATGGATCAATTGTCGAGTATCTATCCCCATTGCAATTTGTGGTCATCGGGTTATTGGAATTAAAATCTGTTGATGATTATTTTACAGATGCTGCTGCTACTCGGTGTTTCATAGCCACAAGAAAATTGAGCATGTTTGGATAATTAATTTTTGTAGACTTGGGGTGGATATAAAAAGCCTTTAACATCCAACAGtagtgcaaatatatatatattttttaatacatatgtcattattgaatctaatctaatgctTTAATTACTGCAATCGGCAGTTAAAAGATGTGCAAGTGAAGGATGAGACATGGTCTAGCTGTGCGGCCAAGGGTTA contains the following coding sequences:
- the LOC105040186 gene encoding probable prolyl 4-hydroxylase 7 isoform X2, with protein sequence MASLLPFFLLFLVFSGSSHMCSSRKVELGITATKLEHHLHPNISTLSTGFDPSKVVQISWHPRIFLYEGFLSDEECDHMISLANGKLEKFMVADNDTGHIIPSSDCTCTGVFLSRGQDAVVSKIEKRISTWTFLPKENGEDIQILHYGINESYQSHVDYYQDKSKLTYGGHCIATILIYLSNVTRGGETIFPLSEMLLLLGVS
- the LOC105040186 gene encoding probable prolyl 4-hydroxylase 6 isoform X1 encodes the protein MASLLPFFLLFLVFSGSSHMCSSRKVELGITATKLEHHLHPNISTLSTGFDPSKVVQISWHPRIFLYEGFLSDEECDHMISLANGKLEKFMVADNDTGHIIPSSDCTCTGVFLSRGQDAVVSKIEKRISTWTFLPKENGEDIQILHYGINESYQSHVDYYQDKSKLTYGGHCIATILIYLSNVTRGGETIFPLSELKDVQVKDETWSSCAAKGYAVKPVKGNALLLFNLHPDATADQSSLRGGCAVHEGEKWLATKRIHVRTFNSRKPLFVPGDDCTDEDDNCPHWAAAGECQKNPVFMLGTSDYYGSCRKSCGCADSFKFV